A window of Spirochaetota bacterium genomic DNA:
ATTTTCATTATTATTCTTTATCAAGGACAACCCATGCTGCCCCATAACCAATGTTATTGCATCCATATTCTATCCACATGTAGCCTTTTTCACCCCAACGCTCACCCCAGGAATTTTTTATCCTGTAAGCCTTTTTACTATCATCCCAACCTACAATAATTATTCCATGATTGACATCTTTGGGGCTGCTCACCGGTGTAAATTCATCAAATATACCACCTACATAGGCCTGAAAAGCAGGGGTAACCTTTACTGTGGCTGCTATTGGTCCATAAGTGCTTAATGCCTTTTTCATCTCATCAACTGAAGGGATCCCGCCATCTTTGCGGACATACCCCCAGGCTATAAGCTTTACAGGTATCTGTTTTTTGGGAGTGCACCCATATTCATAACCTCTATAAGGGGCAATCTTTTCCTCAACAGGATAGTTGGTCATCATAAAATCAAATACATTGCCATACCAGCCACCATTACAGCTACCTGCATCCCGCCCATATTTATCACGAGCACAATCAATCATGTATTGTTCTGAAAGGTCAATATCAGCTTTTTTATTTATTTTATAACAACCTTCCACCACACCCATTGCAGTAAACGACCAGCAGCTACCACACAGTCCCTGATCTTTAACAGCTGTCATCATTCCCAGCGCAAACCAGTCAAGCACGGGTTTGGATGGGTCAGCTAACATAAAAGACTGGGGCAATGTTTCCTCAGGTTTTACCGGGGTAACTTCTTCAGGTTTTTCTTCTTTTTTTACTTCTTCTTTAGGCTTTACAGGCTCTTTTTTCTCAGGTTGTAATTCAGCCTGGCGTTTTGCAGCCTGGGCTTCGGCCAACCGTTGTAAAAATTCAAGGAATAACTGGAACCCCCTACTTGTCTGTATTTCAGCTTCTTTTTCCAGATCCTTTGGTGGTATGGTACCTGTAATTTCCTCAATCTGGCGCTTTAACGCTTCGGTCATATCCACCTTGAATTTCAAATTACGCTCTTTTATATCTTTGCGTATGGCTTCTAATTGCTGTTTTACTTCAGTAATACTTTTTTTATTCTTTATTCTTTGAGCTTCAACATCAGTTTTAAATGAGCTTTTCATCTTTGACTGAGAAAAAGCAATTGGAGCGATGGCCACACACATCATAATGCAAATGATAAAATACTTTTTCATATACTTTCTCCCATTTGTTTTATTAATTTTTATAAATAATCGAATAGAGTATGTACCGCCATTGGCTTCCTTTAAAATATACTTATTATAAAATATCTTTATTGATACCTGAAAATTTCTACTAATGTACAGTATTTTATGGTAATTGTCCAATCTTTTTTAATTTTACAGCAATCAAAATCTCAACTGCTTAATAGCCCGTTAATACAAACAAACAAAATTACATTGCAAAATTATAACAAATTGTTACAATGTGAAAAATATTTAATATTTGATTTACTATAACCGATAAAAAAGTGTAATAGCATAATTACTAAGCATATAGTGCATAATATCATAAGAGGGTATTAACTATGAAATCAACAAGATTTTTACTGTACGCTATCGTTGCCATTTTAGCAGTTACCTTTAGTCTTGTAGCAATTGCTCAACAGCAAGCTCCTAAGGAAGAACCAAAGAAAGAAGGTATAAAAGAAGAAGTAACTGGATGGCGGATAAAAGATTTCAAACCGTATGTAAAGGCAATTCAGGAACTGGAAAAACTCAGCAAAGAATATTCAGACAATCTTTTAAAACTGGCAATTGATGAATATTCAACTGGTATAGATATACTTGAAGATATGGAAAATGATGTCAATAAGCTCATTGAAACAAATCAGAAGAATAAGAATCTTCAGGAACAGTGGTACTGGCAGGAAATTGACCGCCGTGAACAGGAAAAACGTCAGATTGCAATGATGAAATTTGAAGCAAAAACAAAAGCAGTAACTTACTTTACCAGAGCTATCAACCACATGGATGAAATAACCTTTGAAGAAGTACGAAAAGACCCCAAGTTTGTCAATTTCCAGATACGATTGTACCAGGCATATGTTTCAACCCAGTACGACCTGTATAATCTGAAACCATGTATTCCAATTTTGGAGCGTTACATTGAAATTAATGACCAGACCAAAAATGATGTATGGGCATATAAGTATCTGTCAAGCTGTTATGGATACATGGAAGGTGTGCTGCTTAAATACAAGCAGGGAACAGAACAGGAACAACTACAGTACAAGCAGAAAAAGAACATGTATATGCTGAGAGCAGCTGAACTGCAGTATGGTATTGATTCACCACAGTATAAACACTTACGTGAGATAGTATCCAAAGACGAAAAGAAGAGTGAAAAAATCAACGAGTTCAAATAAGTATACTCATTCCTGCTGCCACTGGCAGCGGGAAATGTTTCAATATAACATAAAACCCCGTAACAATGCGGGGTTTTATTTTTCCATCACCTTGAATCCAGTAAACAGCTTGTATTCCAATCCATTATAGGTTAGTTTAACCTCAATGACCCTGCCAGGGTAAACAAATAGTATGACGGGTTTTGGTTGCCGTATATTGTTGTCCCGTATATACTGCTCTGAATTTTCATCTAAACGCCAGCGTTCAATCACGATTTCATGATACTGTCCGGATGAAAGATTAAGTTGAATTATCGATTGATTAATTGCAAGTACAGGCTCTGTACGACCATAATCCTGTCCATTACAGTATATTTTATAAAAAACCCTGGAAGCTTTTTCATCGGTTGGAAGATCATTGATTGTAAGCTCTACCGTATAATCGCTGCTTACAGCAAACTGTACGTTGTTACTATAGCGATATACTACCTTCTTTTCTTTAATATCGATAACTTCAGTATCATTGTCATCGGTTACAAAGACTATGCGGTCATCCACGTGCCCTTTCAATGACGGCTTCCCGGTGAAATATAATGGCAATATAAAATCATTGTACACAAGAGTATTATCGTTTTTTAGGATAACCATGCTGTCTTTTAAAATTAAAATATCACCAACCCCCTTAACCTGCTCCACCAGGCCTGTATTCACATCAGCCCTGTACAGTATGCTATCACTTTCATGAATACAGATATATATGGCACCTGATTCAAAAGCAATGCGTTTAATTTGTATACTTTCAGAATTTGTGGCAATAGGAAATTGAATTATGTTTTTATCCTGTAGAGTATAAGCTCCCGCAACTATCTCTTTTTCATTTTTAGCAACAAACAGTATTGCAGTATCCCTGACGTAATAATCAAGAACAACGCCTTGAACGGGTAAAGCCACTGAAGGCTCAATATATAATGTCCCATTAATTAAGGTTGGGAATGCAGTGCCTATCGCCAGGCTATAAAAGGAAAACTGAAATAACAAAAAGAATAGTATACACCAGAAAGCAATTCTATACACGTGATAACCGGTTTTTGAAATCATTATATATCTTTAAACCAAGCTTATTCTGCTCGTCAATTATTTCTTGCAATATTGCTGGAGTGGTTAAAGGATTTATGGTGATAGCCCTGAGAACTACAATTCGCTGATCGCGATAGCGTGTTGACTCCAGCATGGTTCGAGAAACAAAGCTGTTATCTTCCTGACGGATTGCACGGTGAAGCTCTATGGTCATTTCATTGATAATATCATTTAGCTTTTTTAGGCGCCTGCGCAATTTTGCTGCTTTCTCTTCATCTGCAGTTTGGATTGCACTCATTATGCGCTCAAGTTTTATCCGTATACTCTGTGGTACAAACCTATAGTTAGTGATAAATAATTCCGGATTATTGAGCAACTCAAAGTTTTCATGCTTTATAATGAGTTCTTTCAAGGTATTAGTAAGCATGAATGCATGTTCAAAGAGCACCTCAAAACCTGCCGTGCCAAATATCTTAAGCGTTACCCAGGGCTTTAAGCATGAAAATGGTCGTGAACCTTCCACAGTAAACCTTCCCTGGTCAACTGAATCCGGGCGAATAATGTAATTGGATGTATGCATAATGTTGGTAAGGTCATAGGGATTTTTAAACAAAATCAGTCCCATGGACAACGGTGAATACAATAGCTTGTGGGCATCAAATGTAACCGAATCAGCCTTTTCTATCCCTTTGAATAAATCGCGGTATTTGTTAACCAGAAGTACTGATCCACCCCACGCCGCATCAACATGGAAGAAGATATTGTATTCATCAGCAATTTTTCTTAAAGTATACAGGTCATCTATATTGCCTGTCTCAGTTGTGCCAGCAATGCCAATCAATGCAATGACTTTGATTGCATCAGCATGGGTGCTGTTATACTCAGCTATTGCTTTTAACTCACGTCGCAATGCATTAATATCTATCTTATTATTGCTATCAACTGGTATTTTAATTACGTTATTGTCACCAATGCCGGTAATACGAGCAACCTTATCAATTGAATAATGACCACGCTGCGAAACTATATATACTGCTTTGTGTATATGATAATACCTGAATGCTTCAGCCACACCTGCTTTGCGTATGCCAGGAAAACGTTCATCAGCAGGGAACGCTTTGTTGCGTGCCACAAGCATTGCGGTAAGGTTTGCCAGTGTGCCATCAAGGGTTACATTTCCCAGTGCAATCCTGTGATTCTGAATATTTCGTTTATAAAATGACGCTGGCTTTTGAAAAATAAGCCTGTGTATCCAGGAAATAAATTCGCGCTCTACAAATGTTGACGCTTTTGCTGTTTCTATCTTTACCTGGTTTTGATTGAGTGCAGCAATGATCATCTCAAGCAAAATCATAAAATAGGGAATAGCACTTGTCATGTGCCCAATGTAATAAGGATTGCCAACCTTCACCGAGTGTTTGATAACCTTTTGTTTAATTTCAAGAAGTATATCTTTTAAAAGCTTTGGATCACGGGGAATATCAATATTATTAAACAAGCATGCCAGTTCCGGTAATGATATCTCACTGTGAATACCACCCTTTTCCTTGAAAAAAGAATGGATAAGGTCAAGAAGCTCATACCCAAACTGCATAAACTTATCAGGTGAATCGGGCATGATGAATAGCTTGCGCAGATGCTCTAAATCGGTGGGTATCTTACCAGGAGTATGATCTATTGTGGGCTCAGCCAATCTCATTGTGGTAACCACTTGTCATAAGGTTGGAGGACATCTTATTACACAAAAGTAAATATAATTAAATTAATCAAGTACTTTTGCTGGAATATACAAAATTATTGCCAATAATCATACAAATTCATTATATTGGCGATAGTTATTATAACCGGTCCACTGAAAATATAGCCCTAAATTGCAAAATAACCAATTTTTTAGTTTTTGCTTTTTTAAAGGCTCTGACCCCATTACAATAGTATCACCCCTTCGGGGTTTATAGTGTGGGTGTCATCCTGAACCATGTCCTGAATTTATTTCAGTAATGATTCAGTGCGGTCATCCTGATCATGATTCAGGAACTCATTAGCGGGAACAAGAGATTCCGGGTTAAGTCCGGAAGGACGTATAGGCAACAAGTCATCCTGAAGCATGTCCTGAATTTATTTCAGGATTGATTCAGGATCTACTCATAATGCTCTGACCCCAAATCCCACTATCTCTCCAATAACTCAGCGTACTCTGCGTGATACATTACTTTATCTCTAGAGTCTAGGCTCTGACCCCTTACAATAATATCACCCCTTCGGGGTTTGCATGATGTTGTGATAACGTTGTGAAGATAGTATGCTCTGACCCCATGGTTTCACAATTTTTTTTAATTTTTTCATCAAAAAATACAAATTTTTTTCCAATTCCTTTTAATTTTTCCCAGCAAAAGCGTTGTATACAGTAGAAGCATAATAGCATATTACTATACTTATTGGAGGAATACTATGGCACGGAAATTACGTGTACAGATGCCCGGTCTTACCTATCACATCACTTCTCGCTGCATAGAGTGGCGAAATATGTTAGAAGAAGACTACTTTAAAGCCTGTTTTGTGGAAATTTTACGCAGAGCAAAAGAAAAATACCCGTTTAAGATTATCGCCTACTGTATTATGGACAATCACATCCATTTGGTTATTCACACGGTAGATGATGGAGCACCCATAGGACGCATTATGCAGTATATTAAGGCACGGTTTGCAGAATTGTATAATAAGGTAACCGGAAGAACCGGACCATTCTGGAACGAGCGGTATAAGGATAGTATTGTAGAGTTTGCCCGTGATGGGTTTCACTATTTGTTGTGGTTGTTGTGGTATTTAGCGTATAATCCGGTACGGAAAAATTTATGCTCTGACCCTACTGCATACACTTACAGCAGCATAAAAGCATATTTACAGAAAGATGCTGATGTAGGGGTGCCAATAGATTACCATGACTATTTTAAAGAGTTGGGGAAAACATTTGCCGAAAGGGTAAAAAGATTTATGCGCTATGACGAGATATATCGCAAGCGGTATTCTATTGTGGGGTGGGTGTAAAGCTATAAAAAATAAAAAATTATATATTTGGTCAAGTTAGTTTTTGGACATATCAAGTATAACAGAAATTTTAAACGCTTTCTATTACGCGGGCTTGATAAAGTGAAAATTGAATCCGGTATACATTCTTCAATAATCAATTTATTAATCTGTTCGTTTTTTAAGCTTTCATGACCAACAATTTTACTCTTTTGTAGGTTTATTGTGCACAATAACCAATTGGTGAGTTTTTTAAATTCTCTCTTGACGAAGATACAATCTATAATTATGACAGTGATATACATTTTATTTTACAGGAGAATACCTACAATGACTATTCTGAAACTGGAAAATGTTTCATTATCGTTAGATGAAAGGCCAATACTCAATAACCTTTCTGTTGACTTCTGGGAAGGACATATCCATGCAATTGTTGGCCCCAATGGTGCGGGCAAATCAACATTTTCATACGTTGTTATGGGGCTTAGCGGTTATAAAAATATTACTGGTACTATCTATTTTAAAGGAAAACCCATAAACAATCTCACTGTGTATGAGCGAGCAAAATTAGGAATAAGCCTTGGATGGCAGGAACCTGCCCGATTTGAAGGACTAACTGTTGCACAATACCTGAAGGCATCAAAAAAGGATACTGGCATGCCCATTGAAGAAGCAATGGAAGTTGTAGGATTGCAACCACAGGAATACCTGCAGCGTGCATGCGACAAAACCTTAAGTGGCGGTGAACGAAAACGCATTGAGTTAGCTTCACTATTAGTTATGCAACCTGAGCTTGTGCTTCTTGATGAACCTGATTCAGGCATTGATGTGGAAGCTCTGGAGCGCATCTTTGATGCAATAAATATATTAAAGGAAAGAGGTTCTACGGTAATAACTATCACCCATAGCATGGCAGTTTTAAAAAAAGCCGAGCATGCATTTTTAATGTGCCACGGCAGCATTATTGATAAGGGGAGCATTGATAAAATTTCAGGATATTTTGAAAATAAATGCATCCCCTGCGGACATAAAAATATTCCTGTTTTAGGAGAAGTACAGCAATGAATGATAAACGCGAAATTGCAAAAACATTATATAAAACAATGGGGCTTACTGACGCTGCCTTAAACGACCCTGATATTGCTCATTTAGTTATAAACGGCAATATGGTGGTTGGTGCACATTTAGTGCCAGGACTTGTGGTTGAGCCCCATGAAACGCACAATGGTGTTACCGTAAAAATGAAAGTATTAGCAGGTAACATTCTTCAAAAGCCAGTGCATCTTTGTTTTGGCATGCTTCCCGAGGATGGTCTTCAAGAAATTATCATGGATGTTACAATAGAAGAGCATGCAAAAGTTTCTATACTTGCTCACTGCACATTTCCCAATGCAAAAAATATTACACACAAAATG
This region includes:
- a CDS encoding transposase, with product MARKLRVQMPGLTYHITSRCIEWRNMLEEDYFKACFVEILRRAKEKYPFKIIAYCIMDNHIHLVIHTVDDGAPIGRIMQYIKARFAELYNKVTGRTGPFWNERYKDSIVEFARDGFHYLLWLLWYLAYNPVRKNLCSDPTAYTYSSIKAYLQKDADVGVPIDYHDYFKELGKTFAERVKRFMRYDEIYRKRYSIVGWV
- a CDS encoding C1 family peptidase, whose amino-acid sequence is MKKYFIICIMMCVAIAPIAFSQSKMKSSFKTDVEAQRIKNKKSITEVKQQLEAIRKDIKERNLKFKVDMTEALKRQIEEITGTIPPKDLEKEAEIQTSRGFQLFLEFLQRLAEAQAAKRQAELQPEKKEPVKPKEEVKKEEKPEEVTPVKPEETLPQSFMLADPSKPVLDWFALGMMTAVKDQGLCGSCWSFTAMGVVEGCYKINKKADIDLSEQYMIDCARDKYGRDAGSCNGGWYGNVFDFMMTNYPVEEKIAPYRGYEYGCTPKKQIPVKLIAWGYVRKDGGIPSVDEMKKALSTYGPIAATVKVTPAFQAYVGGIFDEFTPVSSPKDVNHGIIIVGWDDSKKAYRIKNSWGERWGEKGYMWIEYGCNNIGYGAAWVVLDKE
- a CDS encoding pyridoxal-dependent decarboxylase, with the translated sequence MRLAEPTIDHTPGKIPTDLEHLRKLFIMPDSPDKFMQFGYELLDLIHSFFKEKGGIHSEISLPELACLFNNIDIPRDPKLLKDILLEIKQKVIKHSVKVGNPYYIGHMTSAIPYFMILLEMIIAALNQNQVKIETAKASTFVEREFISWIHRLIFQKPASFYKRNIQNHRIALGNVTLDGTLANLTAMLVARNKAFPADERFPGIRKAGVAEAFRYYHIHKAVYIVSQRGHYSIDKVARITGIGDNNVIKIPVDSNNKIDINALRRELKAIAEYNSTHADAIKVIALIGIAGTTETGNIDDLYTLRKIADEYNIFFHVDAAWGGSVLLVNKYRDLFKGIEKADSVTFDAHKLLYSPLSMGLILFKNPYDLTNIMHTSNYIIRPDSVDQGRFTVEGSRPFSCLKPWVTLKIFGTAGFEVLFEHAFMLTNTLKELIIKHENFELLNNPELFITNYRFVPQSIRIKLERIMSAIQTADEEKAAKLRRRLKKLNDIINEMTIELHRAIRQEDNSFVSRTMLESTRYRDQRIVVLRAITINPLTTPAILQEIIDEQNKLGLKIYNDFKNRLSRV
- a CDS encoding ABC transporter ATP-binding protein produces the protein MTILKLENVSLSLDERPILNNLSVDFWEGHIHAIVGPNGAGKSTFSYVVMGLSGYKNITGTIYFKGKPINNLTVYERAKLGISLGWQEPARFEGLTVAQYLKASKKDTGMPIEEAMEVVGLQPQEYLQRACDKTLSGGERKRIELASLLVMQPELVLLDEPDSGIDVEALERIFDAINILKERGSTVITITHSMAVLKKAEHAFLMCHGSIIDKGSIDKISGYFENKCIPCGHKNIPVLGEVQQ